GGAATACAGATTGTGAAGCATACTCGCCATTATTTTGGATGATATTCAAACCGTCTGGATTGAATGCTTTTTTAATAGCATTAGCGACAATCGGTAACGCTTCTGCTATATGTTTCATCGTTTCAGGATCTGTTTCATAAATATTAGGTGATGCTTTTTTCGGTACGAGAAGTGTATGACCTTTAGAAACTTGAGATATATCTAAGAAAGCATAGACATAATCATTTTCATAAATTTTGTAAGAAGGAATTTCACCATCGATAATTTTGCTAAAGATTGTTTCTGACATAATATCATCTCCTATGTAAATATTAGCTTTATTATATCATGCAAGTAGTATCATCTCACTGATAAAGATATTATTTAATGAATGTAACAATAAGAACATGCTACAATATACTTTGGAGGTGTTTTCACGTGACAATTAAAGTGAACAATTTAACAGGTGGATATGGGAAAAAGGCTGTTATCCATGATATCTCATTCGAATGTAAACCAAGTGAAGTCGTCGGACTGATAGGATTAAACGGTGCGGGAAAAAGTACGACTATTAAACATATATTAGGTTTATTAACACCACAAAAAGGTGAGATGTCCATAAATAATATTGATATCAAATCAGATATAGAATCATATAGAAGAAATCTTACATATATACCTGAAAGTCCAGTATTATATGATGAGTTAACATTAGAAGAACATATATATATGACTGCAATGGCATATGGAATTGATAAAGATACAGCAATGTCAAAAGCTATGCCGTTATTGAAAAGGCTGAGACTTGATAAAGAGCTAAAAGTATTCCCGATTCATTTTTCTAAAGGTATGAAACAAAAAGTTATGATTGTATGTGCTTTTTTAGTAGAGCCAACACAATACATTATAGATGAACCATTTTTAGGATTAGATCCGCTCGGTATTCAAACAATGTTAGATTTAATAGTAGAAAGACGTAATCAAGGTTCATCCGTACTTATGTCTACGCATATTTTAGCAACTGCGGAAAGATATTGTGATAGGTTTATTATTTTACATCAAGGTAAGTTGATCGCAATGGGGAATTTAGATGAATTAAGAGCTGAAACTGGTCTTACAAATGCAACATTGGATGATATTTATATCCATTTAACAAAAGGTGACAGTTATGAATGATGCTAAAACTTTATATAACTTAAGACAAAAAGAAGAAGTGTTAGAGAAGCTTAAGTATAATAAATTTATATTTAATGGTCATTTTTTAATCTTTATAACAATTATGCTCGGAGCATTTGCGTTAGGCTACAGTAATTGGTTGAAAGATATTCCTCAAAATATTAATTATAGATTGATTGTTTCTTTAGTATTATCTATTTGTTCAATCTTTCCAATGAGAACGTTGTTTCGAGAAGCGGATAAGTTATATTTATTACCGTTTGAAAAGCATTTATCAACATATATAAAAAAAGCGATAACTTATAGTTATATAAATAGACTTTATTTACCAGTCGTAATTCTAGTGATAGGCCTTCCATTATTTTATCAATTATTGGGAAGCGAATTTCATTTATACATTACTGTAATGGTATTAAGTTTCATCTTTCCAATATTAGGTTTAGTTATAAAATGGTTCTGGCTAAAATATGGCTTAGAAATATGGGGCGTTAATGTCTTGCTTTTTATCGTATTTGCTAGTGGGTATTATACAACGTTAAAAGTAGGGATGCTTTCAGGCTTATTGTCTATCGTCATATTGATAGCGCTGATTATATTAATGGAAAACATTAATAGAGGTACATTTTATCAGTGGGAAACATTGGTATCTCTAGAACATAATCATAAAATGAATTACTATAAATTCGTCAATATGTTCACAGATGTAAAAGTGTTAAATGAAAGAACGGTTAGAAGAAGATATTTAGATGTATTTTTAAAAGTACCAAGATCGAAGAAATTTAATCAAGACTATATGTATAAATACTTGTTTGTAAGAAGTTTCGCAAGAGGTAAAGATGCATTCTTTATTGTTTTAAGATTTTTAATCATTGGGTTACTGCTTATATGGTGGATAGATCAATCAGTTATCTCCGCTATACTTGGCGCGTTGATAATGTATTTACTTATTTTGCAACTTTCTCAATTTTATAAACAGCAAGCATATGGTTTATGGCCACAAGTATGGCCAGTCAGTGAACATCAAGTCATAAAAGGCTATCATCAGTTTTTAATAAATATGATGTTAATATTAGGTGTTATTCTGTCGATTATATATATTGTTAAATTCATATCAACAACATATTTTGTAGTTGTATTCTTTATAGTAGGTTGGTTAACGATAGATTCATCGATTAAAAAGATTAAAAAACATCAAGAATTATTGAGAGACTAAAATAAAATATCTCTTCATTAGGTTATAGCCTAGTGAAGAGATATTTTTATATTTTAAAATCTTACGATTTTGCTCGTGCATGCTTGCCTGGGGGTATGGTTCGAGCCTGTAGTCTCTCTCTCATACTATTCCCCCGGGCGTCAGCACTTTACAAAATCGTTATTAAATACCATTCTCAACTCACGCTACTGTTTTTTTAGTAAATAGCTTGCTATGTTTTAAAATCTTACGATTTTGCTCGTGCATGCTTGCCTGGGGGTATGGTTCGAGCCTGTAGTCTCTCTCTTATACTATTCCCTCGGGCGTCAGCACTTTACAAAATCGTGTGGACAAATCAAAAGGGAATCTAGGATGTTAAAGTCCTAGATTCCCTTTTGTTTTATTCATCTTCATCTGGTCTATACCAATACTTAGTATAATTTGCTGTTGAATATTGATCTGCACCTGAGAATTTTCTCGTAGCATCTCTTGAAAAATATTCTGTATATAATGATGATTTCGTAAAATCTTCATAAAGTTCATTTGAATCAAAACCAACAATAATCATATAAGTATCGCCTTTTCTAGGTCTAAGTAGTCTAAATGATTCAAAACCTTCAAAGTTATCAAACTGACCATCAATATCTACATAATGATTTTCAAATCGGTGTTGCATTTCTTCTGATACAGGAATGTAGCTAACAGCTAAAAATTCATGATTAACAAATTCACCTTTAGATTCTAGAATTCGATATTCTCTAGGTTGTGAGAATACTGTTTCTCCAGATGTTTCATGAATAAGTACCGTCGTATCTTGTCTCGTATAATGATGAATGTTTTCTTCAGGATATTTTTTTAAAATACTATGAAGAAAATGATACGTACCTGTTGTTATATAACATTTCATAATTACAAACCTCCTATATCTCTTTAATTTGATTATAAACATGTAAGCGCTAAAATCAACTGATTCATTAAATCTTTTGTATAATTTATGAATTTTTGTACACAAAGATGTCTTTATAATAGAATATGTTAAAATAGATTGTAATGATTATAATGAGGTGAAATAAATGAGTGTACCGTTTAACGATACAATTTTAAAAGCAGCAAAAGGTGAAAGTACAACTCATACGCCAGTTTGGTTTATGAGGCAAGCAGGTCGATCACAACCTGAATATAGAAAGATTAAAGAAAAGTATTCATTATTTGAAATTACGCATCAACCTGAACTTTGTGCATACGTTACAAAGTTACCTGTAGATCAATATAATACAGATGCTGCAATTTTATATAAAGATATTATGACGCCTTTAACAGGAATTGGTGTAGATGTAGAAATTAAATCTGGAATTGGTCCAGTGATACATAACCCAATAAAAGATATTTCTGATGTTAACAAATTAGGAAGAATTAATCCTGAAGAAGATGTGAAGTATGTATTAGATACAATCAAAATTTTAACTAAAGAACAACTAAATGTGCCTTTGATAGGTTTCACAGGAGCGCCATTTACGCTTGCGAGCTATATGATTGAAGGTGGACCATCAAAAAATTATAATAAAACTAAGGCGTTTATGTATACACAACCAGAAGCTTGGTTTAAATTAATGGATTTACTTGCTGATATGGCTATTCGCTATACACATGCTCAAATTGACGCTGGTTGTAAAATGATACAAGTATTTGATTCTTGGGTAGGCGCTTTAAATGCTGAAGATTATCATTACTTTATTAGACCATCAATGAATAAAATAATTACGGCAATAAAAGAAAAAAATGTACCTGTAACAACATTTGGTGTTGGCGCAAGTCATTTAATAGAAGAATGGAATCAATTACCAGTTGATGTTATAGGTTTAGATTGGCGCTTACAAATTAAGGAAGCGCGTGAGAAGGGCATAACTAAAACATTACAAGGTAATTTAGATCCAGCTTTATTATTAGCATCTTGGGAAGTAATTGAACAGCGATTAATTCAAATATTAGATCAAGGATTAGTAGATCATAATTATATATTTAATCTTGGACATGGCGTGTTTCCTGAAGTTCAACCTGCTACATTGAAAAAAGTAGCGCAATTTGTACATGAATATTCAGCAAACCATAAATCACAACTATGATTAATCAATAAATAGCTTTAATTTTACTTAAAGGGAGTATAGAAAATGAATAAAAAAGTGGGACTTTTAGTTATGGCATATGGTACGCCATATAAAGAAAGTGATATCGTGCCATACTATACGCATATCAGACATGGTCGTAAGCCATCTGATGAACAAATTGAAGATTTAAAAGGACGTTACAAAGCAATCGGTGGCATTTCACCATTAGCTGGAACAACTGAAAAACAAGCTGAAAGTTTATTAGGTGCATTAAATGATACTTATGATGATGTTGAATTTAAATTATATATCGGTTTAAAACACATCCATCCATTTATTGAAGATGCCGTTGAACAAATGCACAATGATGGCATTGATGAAGCTATTACAATTGTTTTAGCTCCACATTATTCTAACTTCTCTGTAGGTAGTTATAATAAACGTGCTAAAGAAGAAGCGGATAAATACGGTATTAATTTGCATCATGTTGAGCAATTTTATAATGAACCAGCATTTATTTCTTATTGGACAACAATGATCAATGATACTTTACAAATGATTCCAGAAGAAAGTCATGATGAGACTGTTTTAATTGTTTCAGCACATAGTTTACCTGAAAAAATTAAAAAAGCTAATGACCCTTATCCAGATCAATTAGAAGAAACAGCTAAAATTTTGAGTGAACAATCAAATGTTAAACATGTTTCTGTTGGTTGGCAATCAGAAGGACAAACTGGTGAACCTTGGTTAGGACCAGATGTTCAAGATTTAACGAGAGATTTGTATAACGAACATGGATATAAACATTTTATTTATACGCCAGTAGGTTTTGTATGTGAACATTTAGAAGTTCTATATGATAACGACTATGAGTGTAAAGTTGTATGTGATGAATTAGGCGTAAATTACCATAGACCACCTATGCCAAATATTGATCCTAAATTTATAGAAGCAATGGTATCAGCAATTAAGAAAAAATTCTAATTCGATTTTCGAATAAGAAAGAAGTGTTAAGCATGTCAAAACGTATTGCAATAATAGGGGCAGGGATAACTGGGTTATCTGCTGCCCATTATTTAAGAAAAGAATGTCCAGATGTTGAAATTGACGTATATGAACAATCAAATAGAGTAGGCGGTAAAATTAAGACTTATCGTAAAAATGGCTATACGATTGAATTAGGTCCTGAATCATATTTAGGAAGAAAAACAATTATGACTGAATTAGCTGAAGAAATTGGTATAGCGGATGATCTCGTTACGAATAAAACGGGACAATCATATATTTATAGTCATAATAAACTTTATCCTATCCCAGGCGGTTCAATAATG
This portion of the Mammaliicoccus vitulinus genome encodes:
- a CDS encoding HIT family protein — its product is MSETIFSKIIDGEIPSYKIYENDYVYAFLDISQVSKGHTLLVPKKASPNIYETDPETMKHIAEALPIVANAIKKAFNPDGLNIIQNNGEYASQSVFHIHFHLIPRYKEDIDGFGYIWNTNEDQIDDDKKAEIAKTIQQQF
- a CDS encoding ABC transporter ATP-binding protein — encoded protein: MTIKVNNLTGGYGKKAVIHDISFECKPSEVVGLIGLNGAGKSTTIKHILGLLTPQKGEMSINNIDIKSDIESYRRNLTYIPESPVLYDELTLEEHIYMTAMAYGIDKDTAMSKAMPLLKRLRLDKELKVFPIHFSKGMKQKVMIVCAFLVEPTQYIIDEPFLGLDPLGIQTMLDLIVERRNQGSSVLMSTHILATAERYCDRFIILHQGKLIAMGNLDELRAETGLTNATLDDIYIHLTKGDSYE
- the hemE gene encoding uroporphyrinogen decarboxylase, with protein sequence MSVPFNDTILKAAKGESTTHTPVWFMRQAGRSQPEYRKIKEKYSLFEITHQPELCAYVTKLPVDQYNTDAAILYKDIMTPLTGIGVDVEIKSGIGPVIHNPIKDISDVNKLGRINPEEDVKYVLDTIKILTKEQLNVPLIGFTGAPFTLASYMIEGGPSKNYNKTKAFMYTQPEAWFKLMDLLADMAIRYTHAQIDAGCKMIQVFDSWVGALNAEDYHYFIRPSMNKIITAIKEKNVPVTTFGVGASHLIEEWNQLPVDVIGLDWRLQIKEAREKGITKTLQGNLDPALLLASWEVIEQRLIQILDQGLVDHNYIFNLGHGVFPEVQPATLKKVAQFVHEYSANHKSQL
- a CDS encoding antibiotic biosynthesis monooxygenase family protein; this encodes MKCYITTGTYHFLHSILKKYPEENIHHYTRQDTTVLIHETSGETVFSQPREYRILESKGEFVNHEFLAVSYIPVSEEMQHRFENHYVDIDGQFDNFEGFESFRLLRPRKGDTYMIIVGFDSNELYEDFTKSSLYTEYFSRDATRKFSGADQYSTANYTKYWYRPDEDE
- the hemH gene encoding ferrochelatase — protein: MNKKVGLLVMAYGTPYKESDIVPYYTHIRHGRKPSDEQIEDLKGRYKAIGGISPLAGTTEKQAESLLGALNDTYDDVEFKLYIGLKHIHPFIEDAVEQMHNDGIDEAITIVLAPHYSNFSVGSYNKRAKEEADKYGINLHHVEQFYNEPAFISYWTTMINDTLQMIPEESHDETVLIVSAHSLPEKIKKANDPYPDQLEETAKILSEQSNVKHVSVGWQSEGQTGEPWLGPDVQDLTRDLYNEHGYKHFIYTPVGFVCEHLEVLYDNDYECKVVCDELGVNYHRPPMPNIDPKFIEAMVSAIKKKF
- the ecsB gene encoding ABC transporter permease EcsB produces the protein MNDAKTLYNLRQKEEVLEKLKYNKFIFNGHFLIFITIMLGAFALGYSNWLKDIPQNINYRLIVSLVLSICSIFPMRTLFREADKLYLLPFEKHLSTYIKKAITYSYINRLYLPVVILVIGLPLFYQLLGSEFHLYITVMVLSFIFPILGLVIKWFWLKYGLEIWGVNVLLFIVFASGYYTTLKVGMLSGLLSIVILIALIILMENINRGTFYQWETLVSLEHNHKMNYYKFVNMFTDVKVLNERTVRRRYLDVFLKVPRSKKFNQDYMYKYLFVRSFARGKDAFFIVLRFLIIGLLLIWWIDQSVISAILGALIMYLLILQLSQFYKQQAYGLWPQVWPVSEHQVIKGYHQFLINMMLILGVILSIIYIVKFISTTYFVVVFFIVGWLTIDSSIKKIKKHQELLRD